Proteins co-encoded in one Flavobacterium fluviale genomic window:
- the hemF gene encoding oxygen-dependent coproporphyrinogen oxidase — protein sequence MKDKFYAYIQNLQDQICAGLEAVDGTAKFREDLWKRPEGGGGRTRVIESGPESSGVFEKGGVNISAVHGKLPETMQKMFGVGEADFFACGLSLVIHPKSPMVPTVHANWRYFEMYDESGKVIQQWFGGGQDLTPYYLFEEDARHFHQTCKTACDKHNLEFYPKYKKQCDSYFWNAHRNEARGIGGLFFDYCKANEEMSMEDWYNFVTEVGNSFLEAYVSIVEKRKNLKYTPENRTWQEIRRGRYVEFNLVHDKGTLFGLKTNGRIESILMSLPPHVQWVYDHHPEAGSEEEKLINVLANPREWI from the coding sequence ATGAAAGATAAATTTTACGCCTACATACAAAACTTACAAGACCAAATCTGCGCAGGATTAGAAGCTGTTGACGGAACTGCAAAATTCCGTGAAGATCTTTGGAAACGTCCAGAAGGCGGTGGCGGAAGAACGCGCGTTATCGAAAGTGGCCCAGAAAGCTCGGGAGTTTTTGAAAAAGGCGGTGTAAACATTTCAGCCGTTCACGGAAAACTTCCTGAAACGATGCAGAAAATGTTTGGTGTTGGCGAAGCCGATTTCTTTGCCTGTGGATTAAGTTTGGTCATTCACCCGAAAAGCCCGATGGTTCCTACCGTGCACGCTAATTGGCGATATTTTGAAATGTATGACGAGTCTGGAAAAGTAATTCAGCAATGGTTTGGCGGCGGACAAGATTTAACGCCTTATTATTTGTTTGAAGAAGATGCCAGACATTTTCATCAAACTTGTAAAACGGCTTGCGACAAACATAATCTGGAATTTTATCCAAAATATAAAAAACAATGCGACTCATATTTCTGGAACGCACATAGAAATGAAGCCAGAGGAATTGGCGGTTTGTTCTTTGATTATTGCAAAGCAAATGAAGAAATGTCAATGGAAGATTGGTACAATTTCGTAACCGAAGTCGGCAATAGTTTCCTTGAGGCTTATGTTTCGATTGTGGAAAAGAGAAAAAATCTAAAATATACTCCAGAAAATAGAACATGGCAGGAAATCCGCCGCGGTCGTTATGTGGAGTTTAATCTAGTACACGATAAAGGAACTTTATTCGGATTAAAAACCAACGGAAGAATTGAAAGTATTTTGATGAGTCTGCCTCCGCATGTGCAGTGGGTTTACGACCATCATCCAGAAGCTGGAAGTGAAGAAGAGAAGTTGATAAATGTATTAGCAAATCCTCGTGAATGGATTTAA
- the tnpA gene encoding IS200/IS605 family transposase, with protein MANTYSQLYVQIVFAVKGRQNLISKKWKDEIYKYITGIITNQKQKLIAINGMPDHIHILVGIKPNIPLSDLVRDIKSSSSKFINEQKWINGKFEWQTGFGAFSYGHSQLTNVIKYIENQEEHHRTKTFKEEYMAFLKLFNIDFRNEYLFEDI; from the coding sequence ATGGCAAACACTTACTCTCAGTTATATGTACAAATTGTTTTTGCTGTAAAAGGAAGACAAAATTTAATTTCCAAAAAATGGAAAGATGAAATATATAAATACATTACAGGAATTATTACCAATCAGAAACAAAAACTGATTGCTATTAACGGAATGCCAGATCATATTCATATCTTAGTTGGAATAAAACCAAATATTCCATTATCAGATTTAGTTAGAGATATTAAATCAAGTTCATCCAAATTTATCAATGAACAAAAATGGATTAATGGAAAATTTGAATGGCAGACAGGTTTTGGCGCTTTTTCATATGGACACTCACAATTAACGAATGTCATTAAATATATTGAAAATCAAGAAGAGCATCATAGAACCAAAACATTCAAAGAAGAATATATGGCATTTTTAAAATTGTTCAATATTGATTTTAGAAATGAATATCTCTTTGAAGATATTTAA
- a CDS encoding DUF4421 family protein has translation MTLKLIYAIFFTSIFGCFAQNDSIQNPYFKSYNDKITASVYYLDTSNNFQITSDNQDPKIYLDLIPNRREQIGFNLNYKIIDVTIGFAPKFLSGNKGDSNSKNFNFNTRFYYKKWMQSFTFINQKGFYLSDDNITAQLPNMRTTKIGGTTAYIFNDKFSFKTLVSQNEWQTKSSGSFIPTFTFYYTNLDLNTPDSSPGDLYVFTLAPSYFYNFVISDRVLIGAGIGLGAGINTMDGDTSALYELDLNLKIAYNKDRFFGYMSLNSISFAQDDKVEARLNDNISTLKISIGYRFDPPKKVKEVYDKVNEKIGI, from the coding sequence ATGACCTTGAAACTCATTTACGCCATATTCTTCACCAGCATTTTTGGATGTTTTGCCCAAAACGATTCCATACAGAATCCGTATTTTAAATCATATAATGATAAAATTACTGCCAGCGTATATTATCTGGATACTTCCAATAATTTTCAGATTACTTCAGATAATCAGGATCCAAAAATTTATTTAGATCTTATTCCTAACCGAAGAGAGCAGATTGGTTTTAATTTGAATTATAAAATAATTGATGTTACTATTGGTTTTGCTCCAAAATTTCTGAGCGGTAATAAAGGCGATTCAAATTCTAAAAACTTTAATTTCAACACCCGTTTTTATTATAAAAAATGGATGCAGTCTTTTACTTTTATCAACCAAAAAGGGTTTTATCTAAGCGATGATAATATAACTGCACAGCTCCCAAATATGCGAACTACTAAAATTGGCGGGACGACAGCTTATATTTTTAATGATAAATTTTCTTTTAAAACCTTGGTCAGCCAAAACGAATGGCAGACCAAAAGCTCCGGAAGTTTTATTCCGACCTTCACATTTTATTACACCAATCTGGATTTAAACACTCCCGACTCTTCTCCTGGAGACTTGTATGTTTTTACTTTGGCACCCTCCTATTTTTATAATTTTGTAATTAGTGACCGTGTTTTAATTGGCGCCGGAATAGGTTTGGGAGCCGGCATTAATACGATGGATGGTGACACCTCTGCTTTGTACGAATTAGATCTTAATTTGAAAATTGCCTACAATAAAGATCGTTTCTTTGGCTATATGAGCCTTAATTCTATAAGTTTTGCCCAAGATGATAAAGTAGAAGCGAGACTCAATGACAATATTTCGACTCTTAAAATTTCTATTGGATATCGATTTGATCCTCCAAAGAAAGTAAAAGAGGTTTATGATAAAGTGAATGAAAAGATTGGAATTTGA
- a CDS encoding fructose bisphosphate aldolase, which yields MNKDQLNRMHAGKGFIAALDQSGGSTPKALSVYGVLENSFSNDEEMYTLVHEMRTRIIKSPAFDSEYILGAILFENTMDRKIDGQWTADYLWEKKNIVPFLKVDKGLADVASGVQLMKPIPNLDDLLTRAVERNIFGTKMRSVIKEANPDGIRDVIEQQFRVGLQIFNKGLIPIIEPEIDIYSADKEKSEQILKDEITKQLNALDKDVKVMLKLSIPTKANFYSELISNPHIVRVVALSGGYSREEANEKLAQNNGLIASFSRALSEGLSVGQSDDDFNTVLGTTINDIYKASIT from the coding sequence ATAAACAAGGATCAATTAAATCGGATGCATGCTGGAAAAGGATTTATTGCAGCATTAGATCAAAGCGGCGGCAGTACCCCAAAAGCATTATCGGTTTATGGCGTTCTAGAAAACAGCTTCTCCAATGACGAAGAAATGTACACGCTTGTCCATGAAATGAGAACTCGAATTATTAAAAGTCCAGCATTTGACAGTGAATATATCCTCGGCGCTATTTTGTTTGAAAACACAATGGACCGTAAAATTGACGGTCAATGGACAGCTGATTATTTGTGGGAGAAAAAAAATATAGTTCCTTTTTTAAAAGTAGACAAAGGACTTGCTGATGTGGCCAGCGGCGTACAATTGATGAAACCTATTCCGAATTTAGATGATTTATTGACAAGAGCAGTAGAACGAAATATCTTTGGAACCAAAATGCGCTCGGTAATTAAAGAAGCAAATCCCGACGGAATACGCGATGTTATTGAACAGCAGTTTAGAGTAGGTTTACAAATCTTTAATAAAGGATTGATTCCAATAATTGAACCCGAAATTGATATTTACAGCGCCGACAAAGAAAAATCAGAACAAATTCTAAAAGATGAAATCACCAAACAGCTTAACGCATTAGACAAAGATGTAAAAGTAATGTTGAAACTTTCTATTCCAACAAAAGCTAATTTTTATAGTGAATTAATTTCTAATCCTCACATTGTGCGTGTTGTTGCGCTGTCTGGAGGTTATTCGAGAGAAGAAGCCAATGAAAAACTAGCTCAAAATAACGGATTAATTGCCAGCTTCTCAAGAGCATTATCCGAAGGACTTTCTGTTGGACAGTCAGATGATGACTTTAATACCGTACTTGGCACAACCATTAACGATATTTACAAAGCATCCATTACATAA
- the hemB gene encoding porphobilinogen synthase has product MFPLQRGRRLRVNESIRSLVRETSLSPSDFMFPMFIAEGENVKVEIPSMPGIFRRSIDLTVEEVKELYDLGIRAVNIYVKVNENLKDNTGKEAWNSNGLMQQAIRSIKEACPEMIVMPDVALDPYSIYGHDGIIKNGDVENDSTVEALVKMAVSHAEAGADFVAPSDMMDGRVLRLREGLDAAGFQNVGIMSYSAKYASAFYGPFRDALDSAPKEADVVVPKDKKTYQMDYANRIEAIKEALSDVEEGADMVMVKPGIAYLDIVREIKNTVHVPVTVYQVSGEYAMVKAASERGWLDHDKIMMEQLMCIKRAGANLISTYFAKEAAILLNK; this is encoded by the coding sequence ATGTTCCCATTACAAAGAGGCAGAAGATTAAGAGTAAATGAATCCATTCGTTCTTTAGTACGCGAAACCAGCTTAAGTCCATCGGATTTTATGTTTCCTATGTTTATTGCTGAAGGAGAAAATGTAAAAGTCGAAATTCCGTCAATGCCGGGAATTTTCAGAAGATCTATAGATTTAACGGTTGAAGAAGTGAAAGAACTTTATGATTTAGGAATTCGCGCCGTTAATATTTATGTAAAAGTCAACGAAAACTTAAAAGACAATACTGGAAAAGAGGCTTGGAATTCTAATGGGTTAATGCAGCAGGCTATTCGTTCCATAAAAGAAGCTTGTCCAGAAATGATCGTTATGCCAGATGTGGCGTTAGACCCTTATTCTATTTACGGTCATGACGGAATTATAAAAAATGGCGATGTAGAAAACGACAGCACAGTTGAGGCTTTAGTAAAAATGGCCGTTTCTCACGCAGAAGCTGGTGCCGATTTTGTTGCGCCAAGTGATATGATGGACGGACGCGTTTTACGTCTTCGCGAAGGTTTGGATGCTGCCGGATTTCAGAATGTTGGCATCATGAGTTATTCTGCTAAATATGCTTCTGCTTTTTACGGACCTTTTAGAGATGCTTTAGATTCGGCTCCAAAAGAGGCTGATGTTGTGGTTCCAAAAGACAAAAAAACATATCAAATGGATTACGCTAATCGTATCGAAGCAATTAAAGAAGCATTGTCAGACGTAGAAGAAGGCGCAGATATGGTTATGGTAAAACCTGGAATTGCTTATTTGGATATCGTTCGCGAAATAAAAAATACAGTACATGTTCCTGTAACCGTTTATCAGGTTTCTGGAGAATACGCAATGGTTAAAGCAGCATCTGAAAGAGGCTGGCTTGACCACGATAAAATTATGATGGAACAATTAATGTGCATCAAACGTGCAGGTGCTAATCTTATTTCTACTTATTTTGCTAAAGAAGCGGCAATATTATTAAACAAGTAA
- a CDS encoding c-type cytochrome: MNKAVFLAAVLAFASCKKEGSEKTDQTTESYSEGESAKAKTPEELGKQIFEGTGNCFACHQPDQKVIGPSVKEIAKIYKDKNGDMLTFLKGNAEPIVDPSQFAVMKTNLPVTQAMSDEELKALEAYIYSHIK, encoded by the coding sequence ATGAATAAAGCAGTATTTTTAGCTGCTGTTTTAGCTTTTGCCTCTTGTAAAAAAGAGGGTTCTGAAAAAACAGATCAGACAACGGAATCGTACTCTGAAGGAGAATCGGCGAAAGCCAAAACTCCAGAAGAATTGGGAAAACAAATTTTTGAAGGAACTGGAAACTGCTTTGCATGCCACCAGCCTGATCAAAAAGTAATTGGACCAAGCGTTAAGGAAATTGCCAAAATTTATAAAGATAAAAATGGCGATATGCTTACTTTCTTAAAAGGAAACGCAGAACCAATTGTAGACCCGAGTCAGTTTGCGGTGATGAAAACCAACTTGCCGGTAACGCAGGCAATGTCTGATGAAGAATTAAAAGCTCTTGAAGCTTATATTTATTCGCATATCAAATAA
- a CDS encoding M13 family metallopeptidase — MIKKLSKPMFCVVSAMFSLAAVQAQNAKPKEPGINVSNMDPKISASQDFFRYVNGAWLDKTEIPSDRNSWGSFNELRQKTDTDALAILKAASKDPKYKSNTDQGKAIALFNTILDTVGRNKRGVTPLQPYLKKIDAIKNVADLQNYITEMQLAGGSGFFGVSVGADAKNSNKSSVNLGPGGLGLSDKDYYNADDKDSKEKREKYEDHVSRMLQYIGESPAKAKESAKQILALEVEMSAPRLDRVERRDRRKQYNPTAVADLKKNTPSIQWEKYFTGIGMAKLDTVNVAQPRYMIALEKIFTEKKVEAWKEYLKWSLLNRSASTLSTEIENANFDFYGKTLTGALKQRPREEVALQVINGATGEALGKLYVEKLFPAEAKAKAKDMIANVMQAYENRINALPWMSKETKVKAIEKLNKLTVKIGYPDKWKDYSKLELKNVNEGGTYFDNMKNLSKWSYAEALAKLGKPVDKTEWGMSPQTVNAYFNPSYNEIVFPAAILQPPFYNYQADEAVNYGGIGAVIGHEISHGFDDSGARYNADGNLVDWWTPEDLKQFTALGGELAAQYSALEPLPGIFVDGKFTLGENIGDLGGINAAYDGLQLYLKKHGNPGLIDGLTPEQRFFISWATVWRTKSRDEAIKSQVKTDPHSPGMYRAVVPIKNLDSFYAAFGIKKGDPMYLEPEKRVKIW; from the coding sequence ATGATAAAAAAGCTCTCCAAACCTATGTTTTGTGTGGTTTCTGCAATGTTTTCATTAGCAGCAGTACAAGCACAAAATGCAAAGCCAAAGGAACCAGGAATTAATGTTTCTAATATGGATCCTAAAATTAGTGCAAGTCAGGATTTTTTCCGTTACGTAAATGGTGCCTGGTTAGATAAAACAGAGATCCCAAGTGATCGTAATTCTTGGGGGAGTTTTAACGAACTGCGTCAGAAGACAGATACCGATGCACTCGCTATTTTAAAAGCGGCTTCGAAAGATCCAAAATATAAATCAAATACCGATCAAGGTAAGGCAATTGCTTTATTCAATACTATTTTGGATACCGTTGGAAGAAACAAAAGAGGCGTTACACCGCTTCAACCTTATCTGAAGAAAATAGATGCCATTAAAAATGTGGCGGATCTTCAAAATTATATAACAGAAATGCAGCTTGCAGGCGGCTCTGGTTTCTTTGGAGTTTCCGTTGGTGCTGATGCTAAAAATAGTAATAAAAGCAGCGTTAACCTTGGCCCTGGAGGTTTAGGTTTATCTGATAAAGATTATTACAATGCTGATGATAAAGATTCTAAAGAAAAACGTGAAAAATACGAAGATCACGTTTCTAGAATGCTGCAATATATTGGAGAATCTCCTGCAAAAGCAAAAGAAAGTGCCAAACAAATTTTGGCGTTAGAAGTTGAAATGTCTGCGCCAAGATTAGACCGTGTGGAGAGAAGAGACAGAAGAAAACAATACAATCCAACTGCTGTTGCAGATTTGAAAAAAAATACGCCTTCTATTCAATGGGAAAAATATTTCACAGGAATCGGGATGGCAAAATTAGATACTGTAAATGTAGCACAGCCTCGTTACATGATCGCTTTGGAGAAAATTTTTACTGAAAAGAAAGTAGAGGCTTGGAAAGAGTATTTGAAATGGTCATTATTAAACAGATCGGCTTCAACTTTAAGTACAGAGATTGAAAATGCAAACTTTGATTTCTACGGAAAAACATTAACTGGCGCTTTAAAACAGCGTCCGCGCGAAGAAGTAGCTTTGCAGGTAATCAACGGGGCAACGGGAGAAGCTTTAGGGAAATTATATGTAGAAAAATTATTTCCTGCTGAAGCAAAAGCAAAAGCGAAAGACATGATTGCTAACGTAATGCAGGCTTATGAAAACAGAATCAATGCGCTGCCTTGGATGTCTAAAGAGACGAAAGTAAAAGCCATTGAGAAACTAAACAAATTGACAGTTAAGATTGGATATCCTGATAAATGGAAAGATTATTCAAAACTAGAACTTAAAAACGTGAATGAAGGCGGTACTTATTTTGACAATATGAAAAATTTATCAAAATGGTCTTATGCTGAAGCCTTAGCAAAATTGGGTAAACCAGTTGATAAAACAGAGTGGGGAATGTCGCCGCAAACCGTTAATGCTTATTTCAATCCTTCTTATAACGAAATTGTATTCCCAGCTGCGATCTTACAGCCTCCTTTCTATAATTATCAAGCTGACGAAGCAGTAAATTATGGCGGAATCGGAGCGGTAATCGGCCACGAAATATCTCATGGCTTTGATGATTCTGGAGCGCGTTACAATGCTGATGGAAATTTAGTGGACTGGTGGACGCCAGAGGATTTAAAACAATTTACAGCTCTTGGCGGTGAATTAGCAGCACAATACAGCGCATTAGAACCTCTTCCTGGAATTTTTGTGGACGGTAAATTTACATTGGGTGAAAATATCGGAGATTTAGGCGGCATTAACGCTGCATATGATGGTTTACAATTGTATTTGAAAAAACACGGAAATCCAGGTTTGATCGACGGACTTACACCAGAGCAACGTTTCTTTATTTCCTGGGCGACTGTTTGGAGAACAAAATCTCGAGATGAAGCTATCAAAAGTCAGGTTAAAACAGACCCGCACTCGCCGGGAATGTACAGAGCGGTTGTGCCAATCAAAAACTTAGATTCTTTTTATGCAGCATTTGGAATTAAAAAAGGTGATCCAATGTATTTAGAACCTGAAAAAAGAGTTAAAATCTGGTAA
- a CDS encoding M13 family metallopeptidase encodes MKKQFAKPVFGVLSAMFSLTAVQAQIAPKEPGINVSYMDKKISPSQDFFKYVNGTWLDKTEIPSDRTTWGSFNELIKRTDKDVMAVLKDASKNPKYKSNTDQGKAVNLFNTYLDTIGRNKKGIEPLKPYLKKIDAIKNVADVQKYLVEMEKEGGSGFFGIYIGADDKNSSKNSVNLSPSGLGLPDKDYYTSDDKDSKEKRAKYEQHIARMLQFIGESPEKAKQSAAEILALETELSQPRLNRVERRDSRLQYNPMTVADIQKLTPAIKWNEYFTGLGITKLDTVIVSEPKYMTALQTVFTENKVGQWKEYLKWDLLNGASGQLTTDIDNARFDFYSKTLRGAIKQLPAEERGLNIVNGSVGEALGKLYVEKLFPAEAKEKAQKMIQNVILAYKNRINSLTWMSPETKVKAVEKLNKITIKIGYPDKWKDYSALTIKSVAEGGTYFDNVKNLSKWGFKESIEKLSKPVDKTEWGMSPQTVNAYYNPSYNEIVFPAAILQPPFYNYQADEAVNYGGIGAVIGHEISHGFDDSGARYNADGNLVDWWTEEDLKQFTVLGTDLANQYSALEPLPGVHVDGNFTLGENIGDLGGINAAYDGLQLYLKENGNPGLIDGFTPEQRFFISWATVWRTKTRDEAIKNQVKTDPHSPGMYRAYVPIQNVDAFYKAFDIKKGDKMYLEPEKRVKIW; translated from the coding sequence ATGAAAAAACAATTTGCTAAACCTGTGTTTGGTGTTTTATCTGCAATGTTTTCATTAACGGCAGTTCAAGCACAAATTGCTCCAAAAGAACCAGGTATTAATGTCTCTTACATGGATAAGAAAATCAGCCCAAGTCAGGATTTTTTCAAATATGTAAACGGAACTTGGTTAGATAAAACAGAAATTCCAAGTGACCGTACAACTTGGGGAAGTTTTAATGAGCTGATTAAGAGAACCGACAAAGATGTAATGGCGGTTTTAAAAGATGCTTCGAAAAACCCAAAATACAAATCGAATACCGATCAGGGGAAAGCGGTTAATTTATTCAATACCTATTTAGATACGATTGGAAGAAATAAAAAAGGAATAGAACCTTTAAAACCGTATTTGAAAAAAATCGATGCTATTAAAAATGTTGCTGATGTTCAGAAATATTTAGTAGAAATGGAAAAAGAAGGCGGTTCTGGATTTTTCGGAATTTACATTGGAGCTGATGACAAAAACAGTTCTAAAAATTCAGTAAATCTTTCTCCAAGCGGACTTGGACTTCCAGACAAAGATTACTACACTTCTGATGATAAGGATTCTAAAGAAAAGCGTGCAAAATATGAACAGCATATAGCGAGAATGCTTCAGTTTATTGGCGAATCTCCAGAGAAAGCAAAACAAAGCGCGGCGGAAATTTTAGCTTTAGAAACAGAATTATCGCAGCCAAGATTAAACAGAGTTGAAAGGAGAGACAGCCGTTTACAATACAACCCAATGACTGTTGCCGATATTCAAAAACTAACTCCTGCAATTAAATGGAATGAATATTTTACTGGTTTAGGAATTACTAAATTAGATACAGTTATTGTAAGCGAGCCTAAATATATGACTGCTCTTCAGACTGTTTTTACCGAAAATAAAGTAGGACAGTGGAAAGAGTATTTGAAATGGGATTTGTTAAACGGGGCTTCGGGACAATTAACAACGGATATTGACAATGCACGTTTTGACTTCTACAGCAAAACTTTAAGAGGAGCAATTAAACAGCTTCCTGCTGAAGAAAGAGGGCTTAACATAGTGAATGGTTCTGTTGGGGAAGCTCTTGGAAAACTTTATGTAGAGAAATTATTTCCTGCTGAAGCTAAAGAGAAAGCACAAAAAATGATTCAGAATGTGATTTTGGCTTACAAAAACAGAATCAATTCGTTGACTTGGATGTCTCCAGAAACAAAAGTTAAGGCTGTTGAGAAATTAAATAAAATCACGATCAAAATTGGATACCCTGATAAATGGAAAGATTATTCTGCTTTAACAATTAAAAGTGTGGCAGAAGGTGGAACTTATTTTGATAACGTGAAAAATTTATCAAAGTGGGGTTTTAAAGAAAGTATTGAGAAATTAAGTAAACCAGTTGATAAAACAGAATGGGGAATGTCACCTCAAACCGTAAATGCTTATTACAATCCGTCTTACAACGAAATTGTATTCCCAGCGGCAATCTTACAACCGCCATTTTACAATTATCAAGCAGACGAAGCCGTTAATTATGGTGGAATTGGTGCTGTGATCGGACATGAAATTTCTCATGGATTTGATGATTCTGGTGCACGCTACAATGCTGATGGAAATTTAGTGGACTGGTGGACAGAAGAAGATTTAAAACAATTTACAGTTTTGGGAACAGATTTAGCCAATCAATACAGCGCTCTTGAGCCGTTGCCTGGAGTTCACGTTGATGGTAATTTTACCTTGGGTGAAAACATTGGAGATTTAGGCGGAATAAACGCAGCTTATGATGGTCTGCAGTTATATCTAAAAGAAAACGGAAATCCAGGACTAATTGACGGTTTTACACCAGAACAACGTTTCTTTATTTCTTGGGCTACAGTTTGGAGAACAAAAACAAGAGACGAGGCCATTAAAAATCAAGTAAAAACCGATCCACATTCACCAGGAATGTACAGAGCTTATGTACCAATTCAGAATGTTGATGCTTTTTACAAAGCTTTCGATATTAAGAAAGGTGATAAAATGTATCTAGAACCAGAAAAACGTGTTAAAATCTGGTAA
- a CDS encoding SCO family protein has product MKSLLYKYRKFFIVLIVFSVVTISLFYSALKPKKTLPIYNPSDVNPELVDSTIQYKSKYHTIADFSFVNQNGDTITQKNYEGKIYVADFFFTTCGSICPKMSTNLVDVQKAVLNNPKVMLLSHTVFPEVDSVSVLKAYAVKYGVVDSKWNLVTGDKKEIYKMARKSYLAVKLGRPDQLYDMVHTENFVLVDQKRRVRGFYDGTNKEDIKRLLEDIDFLSKE; this is encoded by the coding sequence ATGAAATCGCTTTTATATAAATACCGCAAATTCTTTATTGTCCTAATAGTATTTTCGGTTGTTACTATATCTTTATTTTATTCTGCCTTAAAGCCTAAAAAGACACTTCCGATTTACAATCCATCGGACGTAAATCCTGAATTAGTGGACAGTACCATTCAATATAAAAGTAAATACCACACAATCGCCGATTTCTCATTTGTAAACCAAAACGGCGATACGATTACGCAGAAAAATTACGAAGGAAAAATCTATGTTGCCGATTTCTTCTTTACCACCTGCGGCTCTATCTGTCCAAAAATGTCAACAAATCTTGTAGATGTTCAAAAAGCAGTTTTAAACAATCCGAAAGTAATGCTGCTTTCTCATACCGTTTTCCCAGAAGTTGACAGTGTTTCTGTTCTAAAAGCTTATGCCGTAAAATATGGTGTTGTCGACAGCAAATGGAATTTGGTTACCGGCGATAAAAAAGAAATCTACAAAATGGCGAGAAAATCGTACTTAGCTGTTAAACTCGGAAGACCAGATCAATTGTACGATATGGTTCATACCGAGAATTTTGTTTTAGTAGATCAAAAACGCCGCGTCAGAGGTTTTTATGACGGAACAAATAAAGAAGACATCAAACGTCTTTTAGAAGACATCGATTTCCTTTCAAAAGAGTAA
- a CDS encoding FeoA family protein, producing MQNTIHTLKKGEKAIIKDFDIDLIPLKLLEMGCLPGSFVELLQIAPFGDPLYLDINGSHVAIRVETAREIEVELIQNNL from the coding sequence TTGCAAAATACTATCCACACTCTGAAAAAAGGCGAGAAAGCCATTATCAAAGATTTTGATATAGATCTTATTCCACTTAAATTATTAGAAATGGGTTGTCTTCCTGGCAGCTTTGTTGAATTATTGCAGATTGCTCCATTTGGAGATCCACTATATTTGGATATTAACGGTTCGCATGTTGCGATTCGCGTTGAAACAGCTCGTGAAATTGAAGTTGAACTTATCCAAAACAATTTATAA